A DNA window from Centropristis striata isolate RG_2023a ecotype Rhode Island chromosome 10, C.striata_1.0, whole genome shotgun sequence contains the following coding sequences:
- the LOC131978754 gene encoding olfactory receptor 6N1-like translates to MKSNSSLNPLYIQFTLFADYGPLRYLFFILCLLIYMTIISANVVIILTICLEKSLHQPMYIFICSLSCNSLYGSAGFFPRFLSDLLSDTHFIILPLCILQMYVIYSYAAFELFILCIMAYDRFVAICQPLHYHSKMTVKRVTQLLISAFLYPAVGLGFCVYLIVRLPLCGNKVHRVFCSVIHLSCLERNLTDKINSLFSLTLFYIPLFFILFSYLRILLICRRFSSEFREKALQTCLPHIGTFINFFFSFSCELLLSRFIADDVNPIVIVALSLEFLIIPPITNPLLYGLSLPQIRRLILRSF, encoded by the coding sequence ATGAAGAGCAACAGCAGCCTGAATCCTTTATACATTCAGTTCACTCTGTTTGCAGACTATGGGCCCCTCAGATATCTCTTCtttattctgtgtctgttgATCTACATGACTATAATCTCTGCTAATGTTGTCATTATTCTGACAATCTGCCTGGAGAAGTCTCTGCATCAGCCCATGTATATTTTCATCTGCAGTCTGTCATGTAACTCTCTGTACGGCTCGGCCGGCTTCTTCCCCAGGTTTCTGTCTGACCTTCTGTCTGACACTCACTTCATCATACTGCCTTTGTGTATTCTGCAGATGTATGTTATTTACAGCTATGCAGCATTTGAGCTGTTTATTCTGTGCATCATGGCCTACGACAGATTTGTTGCTATTTGCCAGCCTTTACATTATCACAGTAAAATGACAGTGAAGAGGGTGACACAGCTTCTAATAAGTGCATTTCTCTACCCTGCTGTTGGTTTAGGCTTCTGTGTTTATCTTATTGTTCGATTACCGTTGTGTGGAAATAAAGTGCACAGGGTTTTCTGCTCTGTGATTCACCTCTCCTGTTTGGAAAGAAATCTGactgataaaataaatagtctTTTCAGCCTAACACTTTTCTACATCCCCCTATTCTTTATCCTGTTCAGCTATCTGCGTATCCTACTCATTTGCAGGAGATTCTCGTCTGAATTCAGAGAAAAGGCGTTACAAACCTGCCTGCCTCACATTGGAACATTTataaactttttcttttctttctcgtGTGAGCTTTTGCTGAGTCGGTTTATAGCTGATGACGTTAATCCGATTGTTATTGTTGCTTTATCTCTGGAGTTTTTGATCATTCCTCCCATCACTAACCCTTTACTTTACGGCCTGAGTCTGCCTCAGATCAGACGACTGATTTTAAGATCCTTTTAG
- the LOC131978753 gene encoding olfactory receptor 6N2-like, giving the protein MSKELNVTYITFDGHVEVHKYRYLYFVIMFTAYILIICSNSTIVCIIVIHKSLHEPMYFFIAALLLNSVLYSSAVYPKILIDFLSKKQIISYPACLFQWFTYYCLACSEFFLLAAMSYDRFVSICKPLQYPTIMRKSTVNMFMILAWILPASQLSLAMFVSAEKKLCSFHLNGIICNSTVQKLHCVRSRLLNILGLIIFVSDVLLPMLFILFTYTRIFVITSRSGREVRKKAAQTCLPHLLVLVNFSCLSTYDVLLARVETDFSKTLNLVMFLQIAMYHPLFNPIIYGLQMKEIYKHLKRLFGKSQ; this is encoded by the coding sequence ATGTCTAAAGAACTAAATGTAACATATATAACTTTTGATGGACATGTGGAAGTGCACAAATATCGATATCTTTATTTTGTGATCATGTTTACAGCATATATTCTAATCATTTGCAGTAATTCTACTATTGTGTGCATCATTGTGATTCACAAATCCCTCCATGAgcctatgtatttttttattgcagcttTGTTATTGAACTCTGTTCTTTACAGCTCGGCTGTGTACCCAAAGATTCTGATTGACTTTTTATCAAAGAAACAGATCATTTCTTACCCAGCTTGTCTCTTCCAGTGGTTTACATATTACTGTCTCGCTTGTTCAGAGTTTTTTCTGTTGGCAGCCATGTCTTATGACAGATTTGTGTCTATATGTAAACCTCTGCAATATCCAACCATCATGAGAAAATCAACCGTTAATATGTTCATGATTTTAGCTTGGATTCTGCCTGCCAGTCAGTTGTCACTGGCAATGTTCGTGAGTGCGGAAAAAAAACTCTGCAGCTTTCATTTGAATGGAATAATTTGCAACAGCACAGTTCAAAAACTTCACTGTGTGCGTTCAAGACTGCTTAATATTCTTGGCTTGATCATTTTTGTAAGCGATGTACTTCTCCCCATGCTCTTCATACTTTTCACATACACCAGGATATTTGTAATAACAAGTCGAAGTGGCAgagaagtgagaaaaaaagctgcacagaCGTGTTTACCTCACCTGCTGGTTTTAGTCAACTTCTCCTGTTTGAGTACATATGATGTTCTTCTAGCTCGGGTAGAAACTGATTTTTCCAAAACTTTAAATTTGGTAATGTTTCTACAAATAGCAATGTATCATCCTCTCTTTAATCCGATCATATATGGACTACAGATGAAAGAGATTTATAAACACCTGAAGAGGCTTTTTGGGAAATCGCAGTAA
- the LOC131978756 gene encoding olfactory receptor 6N2-like: MENKLNVTFITLGGHVEMEKYRYVYFVTLFIVYILIICSNYIIVYLIWIHQNLHEPMYIFIAALLLNSVLFSTTVYPKLLTDILSDKLRISYSACLFQFQIFYSLGGSEFLLLAAMSYDRYVSICKPLKYPTIMTKTTVNMFLVSAWILPAPQVAVATGMSANKKLCSLTLEGVFCKNTIYELQCIETREYIILDMIVLLNVAVVPVLFILFTYTRIFLITYRSGREVRKKAAQTCLPHLIVLVNFCCLCVYDVITAQLDFDFPKTVRLIMSLQIVMYHPLFNPIMYGFQMKEIYKHLKRLFC, translated from the coding sequence atggaaaataaattaaatgtaacattCATAACTCTTGGTGGACACGTGGAAATGGAGAAATACagatatgtttattttgtgactttattCATAGTATATATTCTCATAATATGCAGTAATTATATCATTGTGTACCTCATCTGGATTCATCAAAACCTCCATGAACCCATGTACATTTTCATTGCAGCTTTGCTACTGAACTCTGTTCTTTTCAGCACGACTGTGTACCCAAAGCTTCTGACTGATATTTTATCTGATAAACTGAGGATTTCATATTCTGCCTGTCTGTTTCAGTTTCAAATATTTTACTCTTTAGGAGGTTCGGAGTTTTTACTGTTGGCAGCCATGTCTTATGACAGATATGTGTCTATATGTAAACCTCTGAAATATCCAACcatcatgacaaaaacaactgttaatatgttctTAGTTTCAGCTTGGATCCTGCCAGCCCCACAGGTCGCTGTGGCAACCGGTATGAGTGCAAATAAAAAACTCTGCAGCTTAACTTTAGAAggagttttttgtaaaaatacaatttatgaACTTCAGTGTATAGAAACAAGAGAGTACATAATACTTGATATGATAGTTTTGCTGAATGTTGCAGTTGTCCCTGTGCTCTTCATCCTTTTCACATACACCAGGATATTTTTAATAACCTATCGAAGTGGCAgagaagtgagaaaaaaagctgcacagaCATGTTTACCTCACCTCATAGTTTTAGTCAActtctgctgtttgtgtgtgtatgatgtCATTACAGCTCAGCTGGATTTTGACTTTCCAAAAACTGTAAGATTAATAATGTCGTTACAAATAGTAATGTATCACCCTCTCTTTAATCCCATCATGTACGGATTTCAAATGAAAGAGATTTATAAACACCTCAAGAGGTTGTTCTGTTGA